In Exiguobacterium sibiricum 7-3, a genomic segment contains:
- a CDS encoding DHA2 family efflux MFS transporter permease subunit, with product MSTTFLFGYIAFMVVTIIGVNLIVRRARPAVAGDVPLDEMQLDHLDSVPVPPAPQVQERTPLATADISIPKVLTVLLIGMFIAILNQTLINVALPVLINDFNVSTSTAQWLTTGFMLVNGILIPISAFLMRSYTFRQLFLVSMTLFFFGSIICSMAMNFPVMMIGRVVQAAGAGILMPLGSNVFMTLFPPHKRGAAMGMLGIAMILAPAIGPTITGYVIQNYDWHVMFYGMAFFGLLTLLLGVAWFKLVQPLSKPKFDALGVVFSTIGFGSLLYGFSEAGNDGWDSPLVISTILIGILGIAAFALRELSMDDPMLNIRVLKVPEFSFTLFINIIVTMALFGGMLLLPIYLQSIRGFSPIDSGLLLLPGSLIMGITGPIAGRLFDRFGIRPLAIFGLTLMTYGTWELTQLDMNTSYNSIMGIYMLRSFGMAFIMMPIMTAGMNALPMKMIPHGNATQNTLRQVAGSIGTAILVTVMTRQTTAHLADDANQFTTLDPTLSQHLNELGQQLGSPQAASVSWMTQLTKQATISGITDAFWVATVLSALALILSLFMHGKKEPNLD from the coding sequence ATGTCTACGACCTTCCTTTTTGGATACATCGCCTTTATGGTTGTCACGATCATCGGTGTCAACCTGATTGTCCGGCGTGCACGTCCAGCCGTGGCTGGTGATGTTCCTCTTGACGAGATGCAGCTCGACCATCTCGATAGCGTTCCTGTACCGCCTGCACCGCAAGTGCAAGAACGGACGCCGCTCGCGACGGCAGATATCAGTATTCCAAAAGTCTTGACGGTTCTCTTGATTGGGATGTTTATCGCGATTTTGAATCAAACGCTGATCAATGTCGCTTTACCTGTCTTAATCAACGATTTTAACGTCTCGACCTCGACAGCACAATGGTTGACGACCGGTTTCATGCTCGTCAATGGTATCTTGATTCCGATCAGTGCCTTTTTAATGCGGAGTTATACGTTCCGCCAATTGTTCCTCGTTTCCATGACGTTGTTCTTCTTCGGCTCCATCATTTGTTCGATGGCGATGAACTTTCCCGTCATGATGATCGGACGAGTCGTGCAAGCAGCCGGTGCCGGTATTTTGATGCCACTCGGTTCGAATGTCTTCATGACTCTGTTCCCGCCGCATAAACGCGGCGCGGCGATGGGGATGCTCGGAATCGCGATGATTCTTGCTCCCGCAATCGGTCCGACGATTACCGGCTATGTTATTCAGAATTACGATTGGCATGTCATGTTTTACGGAATGGCCTTTTTCGGTCTTTTGACACTGTTACTTGGTGTCGCCTGGTTCAAACTCGTGCAGCCTTTATCGAAACCGAAATTCGATGCGCTCGGTGTTGTCTTCAGTACGATCGGTTTCGGAAGCCTGTTGTACGGATTCAGTGAAGCCGGCAATGACGGTTGGGATAGCCCGCTCGTCATCAGCACGATTTTGATCGGTATCTTAGGGATTGCAGCGTTTGCCCTTCGCGAACTTTCAATGGATGATCCGATGTTGAATATCCGTGTGTTGAAAGTGCCGGAGTTTTCGTTCACTTTATTCATCAATATCATCGTCACGATGGCGTTGTTTGGCGGGATGCTCCTGCTTCCGATTTACTTGCAGAGTATCCGTGGTTTCTCACCGATTGATTCTGGTCTCTTGTTGTTACCCGGATCATTGATCATGGGGATCACGGGACCGATTGCCGGTCGACTGTTTGACCGATTCGGTATCCGACCGCTCGCGATTTTCGGATTGACGTTAATGACCTACGGAACATGGGAATTGACACAACTCGATATGAATACCTCTTACAATTCAATCATGGGCATTTATATGCTTCGGTCGTTCGGAATGGCTTTCATCATGATGCCAATCATGACAGCCGGTATGAACGCCTTACCGATGAAGATGATTCCACACGGTAATGCGACACAAAATACGTTGCGTCAGGTCGCAGGTTCGATTGGGACAGCGATTCTCGTCACGGTCATGACACGACAAACAACGGCTCACCTCGCCGATGACGCCAATCAATTTACAACACTTGATCCAACACTTTCACAGCATTTGAATGAGCTTGGACAACAGTTGGGCAGTCCGCAAGCCGCATCCGTCAGTTGGATGACGCAGTTGACGAAACAAGCCACGATCAGCGGAATCACAGATGCCTTTTGGGTTGCGACGGTCTTATCCGCACTCGCTTTGATCTTGTCGCTTTTCATGCATGGAAAAAAAGAACCAAATCTCGATTAA
- a CDS encoding nitroreductase family protein — protein MNARQLILERRSVRAYTDQPIPNEMIEEILEAAIYAPTHKLREPWRFVLANEESQVRYVDQLMTLLAERGQLDQKTDEQRQMMRQKFADVPVYLTVLYEVKGTEDQQMEDLLATAAMIQNIQLLATELGLGCCWKSGKHWFTDEYADMIGASENERVAGVIQFGWPALIPPLKKRTAARDKLTHF, from the coding sequence ATGAACGCCCGACAACTGATTTTAGAACGACGGTCTGTGCGTGCTTATACGGATCAACCGATTCCAAACGAGATGATTGAAGAAATTCTCGAAGCCGCTATTTATGCACCGACTCATAAATTGCGTGAACCTTGGCGATTCGTCCTGGCAAACGAAGAAAGCCAAGTCCGGTATGTCGATCAATTGATGACGTTGCTTGCTGAGCGTGGTCAACTGGATCAAAAAACAGACGAACAACGTCAGATGATGCGTCAAAAATTTGCTGATGTTCCTGTTTACTTGACTGTTTTATATGAAGTAAAAGGAACAGAAGATCAGCAGATGGAAGATTTACTCGCGACCGCTGCCATGATTCAAAATATTCAACTCCTCGCGACTGAACTGGGTTTAGGCTGTTGTTGGAAAAGTGGAAAACATTGGTTCACGGATGAATATGCTGACATGATCGGTGCTTCAGAAAATGAACGTGTCGCAGGAGTCATTCAATTCGGATGGCCTGCCTTGATTCCCCCGCTGAAAAAACGAACGGCTGCACGTGACAAGTTAACGCACTTCTAA
- a CDS encoding CDP-glycerol--glycerophosphate glycerophosphotransferase → MKQKLRLIQRRTVHYLLVVTYWISKFFPVQTKKVVFATYRSDKLVDNFRAVYDELESRELGFQYVFLLKRFPQNLMGQIKYVFHMMRATYELATARYFIIDDYYYPVYVSTLRKGTEVIQLWHACGAFKKFGYSVLDKSYSPDDDYLKMVAIHRNYSKVYVSGEACIAPFAEAFGMDSTRIHPFGVPRTDQLLNRERQVQIEHKLYDQYPEWRSKKLILLAPTFRGNGQTTAHYDQELDFRQFREQLGPDHILLLRMHPFVLNRPVVPAEFSNQIIDMTDYPDINDLMQVADILVTDYSSVIFEFALLKKPIIFLVNDLNSYKEERDFYFPYESFVPGPIVSSFNDVISWIKANQFEPEQIEEFAGRFFTYQDGQATKRIVDHILTGALPDAPMRPEELKTV, encoded by the coding sequence ATGAAACAGAAATTACGTTTGATTCAGCGACGAACGGTCCATTATTTGCTTGTGGTGACGTATTGGATCTCGAAGTTTTTTCCGGTACAGACAAAAAAAGTCGTCTTCGCGACGTATCGTTCCGATAAGCTCGTCGATAACTTCCGCGCTGTTTATGATGAACTTGAAAGCCGGGAACTCGGATTTCAGTATGTGTTTTTATTGAAACGGTTCCCGCAAAATTTAATGGGACAAATCAAATACGTCTTCCATATGATGCGTGCGACATACGAGCTGGCGACGGCCCGGTACTTTATCATTGATGACTATTATTATCCCGTTTATGTCTCGACGTTACGTAAAGGAACAGAAGTCATCCAGCTGTGGCACGCCTGTGGGGCATTCAAGAAGTTTGGTTACAGTGTCCTCGATAAGTCTTATTCACCGGATGACGATTATTTGAAGATGGTAGCTATCCACCGCAACTATTCGAAAGTCTATGTTTCGGGAGAAGCTTGCATCGCGCCGTTTGCAGAAGCTTTTGGCATGGATTCAACCCGGATTCATCCATTTGGTGTTCCGCGGACGGATCAGTTGTTAAATCGGGAGCGGCAAGTTCAAATTGAGCATAAACTGTATGATCAGTATCCAGAATGGCGGTCGAAAAAGCTGATTCTACTGGCACCGACGTTCCGTGGGAATGGGCAAACAACCGCCCATTACGATCAGGAGCTGGATTTCCGGCAGTTCCGTGAACAACTGGGACCGGATCATATTCTGTTGTTACGGATGCACCCGTTTGTCTTGAACCGACCGGTCGTGCCGGCAGAGTTTTCGAATCAAATCATCGATATGACGGATTATCCGGACATCAATGACTTGATGCAGGTGGCGGATATTTTAGTGACGGATTATTCTTCTGTTATTTTTGAATTTGCTTTGCTGAAGAAACCGATCATCTTCCTCGTTAACGATTTGAACTCGTATAAGGAAGAACGTGATTTTTACTTCCCTTACGAATCGTTTGTACCGGGACCGATTGTCTCGTCATTCAATGACGTCATTTCCTGGATCAAGGCGAACCAGTTCGAACCGGAACAGATTGAAGAGTTTGCGGGCCGGTTCTTTACGTATCAAGATGGACAGGCGACGAAACGAATTGTCGATCATATTTTGACGGGAGCGCTTCCTGATGCGCCGATGCGTCCGGAAGAACTGAAGACCGTTTGA
- a CDS encoding ribitol-5-phosphate dehydrogenase has translation MINQVYQLVAPRQIEVTYDERSLNSDRVVVRPTFLSICHADQRYFTGSRSAEVLAKKLPMAMIHEGIGKVVHDPSGTFKIGTLVAMVPNTPAETDDIIGENYLRTSRFRSSGYDGYMQDYVFIKPDRLVEVPADLDPEVAAFTELVSVSVHAMTRFDQIAHSRRETFGVWGDGNLGFITALMLRKLYPEAKLLVFGKTQSKLDYFSFADETYHIDQIPDDVSFNHGFECVGGIGSQYAINQMIDYIIPEGTMALLGVSEEPVAVNTRMILEKGLRVYGSSRSTPADFARTMELYQLYPDIPAYLSNLVSGVFQIRQIEDIHQAFESDLTNRFGKTVMEWCM, from the coding sequence ATGATAAACCAAGTCTACCAACTCGTGGCGCCACGCCAAATCGAGGTGACGTATGACGAACGGTCACTCAATTCAGACCGGGTCGTCGTTCGCCCGACGTTCTTATCGATTTGTCATGCGGATCAACGCTACTTTACGGGAAGCCGCAGTGCGGAAGTGTTAGCGAAGAAGTTACCAATGGCGATGATTCATGAAGGCATTGGTAAGGTAGTCCATGATCCGTCCGGAACGTTTAAAATCGGTACATTGGTGGCGATGGTTCCGAACACACCAGCGGAAACGGATGACATCATCGGGGAAAACTACTTGCGGACAAGCCGTTTCCGCTCGAGTGGTTATGACGGTTATATGCAGGATTATGTGTTCATCAAGCCTGATCGTCTCGTCGAAGTACCTGCTGATCTGGATCCGGAAGTCGCAGCATTCACGGAGCTTGTCAGTGTGTCCGTTCATGCCATGACACGTTTCGATCAGATCGCCCACAGCCGTCGTGAAACATTCGGCGTCTGGGGAGACGGCAACCTCGGGTTCATCACCGCGTTGATGTTACGTAAATTATATCCGGAAGCGAAATTGCTTGTTTTCGGAAAAACGCAATCTAAGCTGGATTACTTCTCGTTTGCGGATGAGACGTATCATATCGATCAAATTCCAGACGATGTCTCGTTTAATCATGGATTTGAATGTGTCGGTGGAATCGGCAGTCAATATGCGATCAATCAGATGATTGATTACATCATTCCTGAAGGGACGATGGCATTGCTTGGTGTTTCGGAAGAACCGGTCGCTGTCAACACACGGATGATTCTTGAAAAAGGTTTACGTGTCTATGGATCAAGTCGGAGTACCCCGGCTGATTTCGCACGGACGATGGAATTGTATCAGCTGTATCCAGATATTCCGGCCTATTTGTCGAACCTCGTGTCCGGTGTATTCCAGATTCGCCAAATCGAAGATATTCATCAAGCGTTTGAAAGTGATTTGACGAATCGTTTCGGTAAAACCGTCATGGAATGGTGCATGTAA
- a CDS encoding IspD/TarI family cytidylyltransferase produces the protein MIYAAILAGGKGTRMGNVDRPKQFLSIGERPILVHTVEKFLLHEDFDQIIIVTPTAWINYTRDILEKYIGTDERIVITAGGSDRNESIMAAINWIENKNGLSDEDVIVTHDAVRPFLTHRIIKENISTALEYGACDTVISAIDTIVASTDGKTISDIPVRDQMYQGQTPQSFQITKLKNHYEALSTDERAILTDACKILLLKGEAVALVTGELFNIKVTTPYDLRIANAILKERIHQ, from the coding sequence ATGATTTATGCAGCAATCTTAGCTGGCGGAAAAGGAACAAGAATGGGGAATGTCGATCGTCCTAAACAATTCCTTTCAATCGGAGAACGTCCGATTCTCGTGCATACCGTTGAAAAGTTTCTGTTACACGAAGATTTTGATCAAATCATCATTGTGACTCCAACGGCCTGGATCAACTATACACGTGATATCTTGGAGAAATATATTGGAACCGATGAGCGGATTGTCATCACGGCAGGCGGCAGTGACCGCAACGAATCCATCATGGCAGCCATCAACTGGATTGAAAATAAAAATGGTTTATCAGACGAGGATGTCATCGTCACACATGATGCGGTCCGTCCGTTCTTGACGCACCGGATCATCAAAGAAAACATTTCGACAGCACTCGAATACGGAGCATGCGATACGGTCATCTCAGCCATCGATACGATTGTCGCCTCGACAGACGGAAAAACGATTTCCGATATTCCAGTCCGTGATCAAATGTATCAAGGACAGACGCCGCAAAGTTTCCAAATCACAAAGCTGAAAAATCATTACGAAGCATTATCAACCGATGAGCGGGCGATTCTGACAGACGCATGTAAGATTCTTTTGCTCAAAGGTGAAGCGGTCGCGCTCGTCACAGGTGAATTGTTCAACATCAAAGTAACGACGCCGTACGATCTCCGCATCGCCAATGCTATTTTGAAGGAGCGGATTCACCAATGA
- a CDS encoding CDP-glycerol glycerophosphotransferase family protein, with the protein MTEETQIPTLQAHVNYLELAGTKFRFEARLFGLTDFLQAEQLLFENPAVPEDTEEIQPEDGYIQSEAPVEPIPLERAVIFRNKRNKRTFILRFPFEGDWTEETFSGELDLNHLTPTGRPLPMGYFDAFFGIVQGKSILHEAPFGDTRSLIPVIYRVETKHSNVLLKLEYELVVQYSEYSNTLSFHSLKQGETKRFIRLIEKFNKSKKNWRKRAFKFRRFTFKSIYNVAKWTQPIQDNKVVFASDSRSDVSGNFAYILNEIERRDLNLDVKTFFKPNLQSRRDWRDKFTLPYHLATAKTILVDDFYPMIYPLSIRKGSDLVQVWHAVGAFKTFGYSRLGKPGGPSANSLSHRNYTKAIVSSHNVARHYAEGFGLREDQVIATGIPRTDMFFDQTYISDAKERIYEEYPVFKTKKVIMFAPTFRGNGAKSAHYDFSQLDLDALYEAFHEDYVFVLKMHPFVRRRMEIPEVYADFFLDLTDHREINELLFVSDILITDYSSTCFEFSLLDRPMLFFAYDLEDYISKRDFYYDFEEFVPGPIVRTSEELIERIKNEDFEMQNVKAFAEYFFEHQDGKSSQRFVDQIILGENE; encoded by the coding sequence TTGACAGAAGAAACACAGATACCGACATTACAGGCACACGTTAACTATCTAGAACTAGCGGGAACGAAATTCCGATTCGAGGCACGTCTTTTCGGATTAACTGATTTCCTTCAGGCCGAGCAGCTACTTTTTGAGAATCCTGCCGTTCCTGAAGACACAGAAGAAATACAACCGGAAGATGGATACATCCAGTCCGAAGCACCGGTCGAACCGATTCCTTTAGAACGGGCCGTCATTTTCCGTAACAAACGAAATAAACGGACATTCATACTTCGCTTCCCGTTTGAAGGGGACTGGACGGAAGAAACGTTCAGCGGCGAGCTTGATCTCAACCATCTGACTCCGACCGGACGACCTTTGCCAATGGGTTACTTCGATGCTTTCTTCGGAATCGTCCAAGGAAAATCAATTTTACATGAAGCTCCATTTGGTGATACACGGTCCTTGATTCCGGTCATTTATCGTGTTGAAACGAAACATAGCAATGTCTTGCTCAAACTCGAATATGAACTGGTCGTCCAGTATTCAGAATACAGCAATACCCTAAGTTTCCATTCCCTTAAGCAAGGAGAGACGAAACGTTTTATCCGCTTGATCGAAAAATTCAACAAATCGAAAAAGAATTGGCGGAAACGCGCGTTTAAATTCCGTCGTTTTACATTCAAGAGTATTTACAATGTCGCAAAATGGACGCAACCAATCCAAGACAACAAAGTTGTGTTTGCTTCGGATTCCCGAAGTGATGTCAGCGGGAATTTCGCCTATATCTTAAACGAAATCGAACGCCGGGATCTCAACCTGGATGTTAAAACGTTCTTCAAACCCAATTTGCAGTCCCGCCGCGATTGGCGTGATAAATTTACGTTGCCGTATCACCTCGCGACAGCCAAAACGATTTTAGTCGATGATTTTTATCCGATGATTTATCCGCTCAGCATCCGGAAAGGAAGCGATCTTGTTCAAGTCTGGCACGCAGTCGGAGCCTTCAAGACATTCGGATACAGCCGTCTCGGTAAGCCGGGTGGCCCAAGTGCCAACTCGCTCAGCCACCGAAACTATACGAAAGCCATCGTCAGCTCGCATAACGTCGCTCGTCACTATGCGGAAGGATTCGGATTACGGGAAGATCAAGTCATCGCAACCGGAATTCCCCGGACAGATATGTTCTTTGACCAAACCTACATCTCCGATGCCAAGGAACGGATTTACGAAGAATATCCTGTCTTCAAAACAAAAAAAGTCATCATGTTTGCTCCGACTTTCCGTGGAAACGGCGCGAAAAGTGCCCATTATGATTTCAGTCAACTCGATTTGGATGCTTTGTATGAAGCTTTCCATGAAGACTACGTCTTCGTCTTGAAGATGCATCCGTTCGTCCGCCGCCGGATGGAGATTCCGGAAGTGTATGCTGACTTCTTCCTCGACTTGACGGACCACCGGGAGATCAACGAATTACTGTTCGTCTCTGATATTTTGATTACCGATTATTCATCGACTTGTTTTGAATTTTCACTGCTTGATCGCCCGATGCTCTTCTTCGCTTACGATTTAGAAGATTACATCTCAAAACGTGACTTCTATTATGACTTTGAAGAATTTGTTCCCGGACCAATCGTCCGTACCTCGGAAGAGTTGATTGAACGGATTAAGAACGAAGATTTCGAGATGCAAAACGTCAAAGCTTTTGCTGAATACTTCTTCGAGCATCAGGATGGGAAGTCGAGTCAACGTTTCGTCGATCAAATCATTCTTGGAGAAAACGAATGA
- a CDS encoding acyltransferase family protein: MNQTPKPMTFSYDHWLGNYKVLLIFMVVFGHLIETFRNLDGNDPVQIVYNIIYLLHMPAFIFMSGYFFKEVRPKRIISFVVLYFIWQSIHEVYLAYVNEKTADGLMDGLLHPLVPSWTLWYLLGIIIWQIVTPGFLTLRYPLLISIAFALLINANPGSITNFLSLQKVISFYPFFLMGYLIKERGWLADGRIRDRMTSPLGRLTGLIISVSIAIAMAVWTKNGFDTVWLFYRDTYGEFDVPILKGALIQLFLYAVSTVMIFSILMMVPHRSFGERFDQIGIQTLAIYLLHSFIVRLFRDSVPPWIAESPALLIGSSFLLALFFVWMLSSRPIVRLFRPLLSPNVNWLFKKTL, encoded by the coding sequence ATGAATCAAACACCAAAACCAATGACCTTTTCCTATGATCATTGGCTCGGGAACTACAAAGTACTGCTGATTTTCATGGTGGTGTTCGGACATCTAATTGAGACGTTCCGTAATCTGGATGGGAATGATCCGGTCCAAATCGTCTACAACATCATTTATTTGCTGCATATGCCGGCTTTCATCTTCATGAGCGGATATTTTTTCAAGGAAGTCAGACCGAAACGAATCATTTCGTTTGTCGTCCTCTATTTCATCTGGCAATCGATTCATGAAGTCTATCTTGCTTACGTCAATGAGAAGACGGCCGATGGATTGATGGACGGTCTCCTTCATCCGCTCGTTCCGAGTTGGACGCTCTGGTACCTGCTCGGAATCATTATTTGGCAGATCGTGACGCCGGGATTTCTGACCTTGCGTTATCCGTTGTTGATCAGTATCGCGTTTGCGCTGCTGATTAACGCCAATCCGGGTTCGATTACGAACTTCCTGTCTTTGCAAAAGGTCATCAGTTTTTATCCGTTCTTTTTGATGGGCTATCTCATCAAAGAGCGGGGATGGCTCGCGGACGGGCGGATTCGTGACCGGATGACGTCACCCCTCGGCCGTTTGACCGGATTGATCATTTCTGTTTCCATCGCCATTGCCATGGCGGTCTGGACAAAAAATGGATTCGATACGGTCTGGTTGTTCTACCGGGACACCTATGGCGAGTTTGACGTTCCGATACTCAAAGGCGCATTGATTCAACTCTTTTTATATGCAGTCAGTACCGTGATGATTTTCTCCATATTGATGATGGTTCCACATCGTTCGTTCGGTGAACGGTTTGATCAGATCGGAATTCAGACGTTGGCGATCTATCTGTTACATTCGTTCATCGTCCGTCTGTTTCGTGACTCTGTTCCACCATGGATTGCCGAATCGCCGGCGTTGCTGATTGGTTCCTCCTTCTTGCTCGCCCTGTTCTTCGTTTGGATGTTATCCAGTCGTCCAATCGTTCGATTGTTCCGACCGTTGTTATCTCCAAACGTTAACTGGCTGTTCAAGAAAACGCTGTAA
- a CDS encoding MFS transporter, with amino-acid sequence MQADQRKKLTVLMINMFIAVGSFGIIIPILPAYLASIGQGGTAAGLMIAIFAGAQLVMSPVAGKWADQYGRRKMIIYGLIGLTLSMFVFYFSNSVTILYISRAIGGVGAALLIPAIFAYVADITTMDQRAKGNSFVSAAMSLGIVIGPGIGGFLAEFDLKLPLLVSALVSLLAVVFSVLLLQESDVHDATAMAPDEGSMWSKLGASFHKPYFVPLVITLVMSFGLMAYESVLGLFVDNQFGASPKDIAIMVTSTGIISVIAQIFVVDKLSRSLGEGKVLNIFLLIATLGFLLSLLTASYGGFFAVTLVIFLATSILRPVLNTMISKLAGNEQGFAMGMNNAYMSIGNVLGPTLAGLLYDVNILYPFMLGLVFLAVTLIGSVIWQRRQSRLIKKIEQTS; translated from the coding sequence TTGCAAGCGGATCAACGTAAAAAATTAACGGTCCTGATGATTAACATGTTCATCGCCGTCGGGAGCTTCGGGATCATCATTCCGATTCTGCCCGCTTACTTAGCTTCAATCGGTCAAGGCGGTACTGCTGCCGGTTTGATGATCGCGATTTTTGCCGGCGCACAGCTTGTCATGTCACCGGTCGCCGGTAAATGGGCCGATCAGTACGGTCGCCGAAAGATGATCATCTACGGTTTGATCGGACTGACGTTATCGATGTTCGTCTTTTATTTCTCGAACTCGGTTACAATTCTCTACATCTCGCGGGCAATCGGCGGTGTCGGTGCCGCGCTGTTGATCCCTGCGATTTTTGCCTACGTCGCAGATATCACGACGATGGACCAGCGCGCAAAAGGTAACAGCTTCGTCTCCGCCGCGATGTCACTCGGAATCGTCATTGGTCCCGGGATCGGCGGTTTCCTCGCCGAGTTTGATTTAAAATTACCGTTGCTCGTCTCAGCACTCGTTTCACTCCTTGCTGTAGTTTTCAGCGTTCTGTTGCTTCAAGAAAGTGACGTTCATGATGCAACCGCGATGGCACCGGACGAAGGATCGATGTGGAGCAAGCTCGGCGCATCGTTCCATAAACCGTACTTCGTCCCGCTCGTCATCACACTGGTCATGAGTTTTGGTTTGATGGCGTACGAGTCCGTGCTTGGCCTGTTCGTCGACAACCAGTTTGGTGCGTCACCAAAAGACATCGCCATCATGGTGACGTCGACTGGAATCATCAGTGTCATCGCCCAGATTTTCGTCGTCGATAAACTGTCCCGCAGTCTCGGCGAAGGCAAAGTCTTGAACATCTTCCTTTTAATCGCGACGCTTGGCTTCTTGTTGTCACTTCTGACAGCAAGTTACGGCGGCTTCTTCGCCGTCACACTCGTCATCTTCCTTGCGACGTCAATCCTGCGTCCTGTTTTGAACACGATGATTTCAAAACTGGCCGGAAACGAACAAGGATTTGCTATGGGGATGAACAACGCCTACATGAGCATCGGGAACGTGCTCGGTCCGACACTGGCCGGATTGTTATATGATGTCAACATTCTTTATCCGTTCATGCTCGGACTTGTTTTCCTTGCCGTGACACTGATCGGATCTGTCATTTGGCAACGTCGTCAGTCCCGTTTGATTAAAAAGATTGAACAGACATCTTGA
- a CDS encoding DUF4385 domain-containing protein: MAFDYDLDFKTTDFRKEPEKYRVGRGEQGVLLVEPYKGEILPHWRFKTPEIAKESSEKIYQMYLDYKEAEDFVGMDMARKFIQMGHTRARRYTNYKGGRKYKNKETGELNEREIDPEKAKSAEIFQEKWDLIRADEEYLKLKKAHQKQYG, translated from the coding sequence ATGGCATTTGATTACGATCTTGATTTTAAGACAACGGATTTTCGGAAGGAACCGGAAAAATACCGGGTCGGACGGGGCGAACAGGGTGTGTTGCTCGTCGAACCGTATAAAGGAGAAATCTTGCCGCATTGGCGGTTCAAGACGCCGGAAATTGCCAAAGAATCTTCCGAAAAAATCTATCAGATGTACCTCGACTATAAAGAGGCCGAAGACTTCGTCGGAATGGACATGGCGCGGAAGTTCATCCAAATGGGACATACGCGGGCACGCCGGTATACGAATTATAAAGGCGGACGTAAGTACAAGAATAAAGAGACAGGTGAGTTAAACGAACGGGAAATTGATCCGGAAAAAGCAAAATCGGCAGAAATCTTTCAGGAAAAATGGGATTTGATCCGGGCGGATGAAGAGTACTTGAAGCTAAAGAAAGCTCATCAAAAACAGTACGGATGA
- a CDS encoding TetR/AcrR family transcriptional regulator, with amino-acid sequence MKADESKMDKRHLRTVRTREKLLVAAREVFLENDFQTTTISQIIKRAGVGYGTAYVHFEGKDELLIVLMEDVMDRFHQVAEQPFEPGTAEEAKKQIEQQATAFLQLAEQEREMLRVVEQAIGVSYVIRAKWKQIRERFIERISHDIHYAQAAGLARPDLNPTLVGRGWFFANEMYLFEVVREETTASIEEIAKTLTAVYTTGLYQHD; translated from the coding sequence ATGAAAGCAGATGAATCAAAAATGGACAAACGGCATTTGCGGACAGTCCGGACGCGGGAAAAGTTATTAGTCGCAGCACGGGAAGTATTTCTTGAAAATGACTTTCAGACGACGACGATTTCGCAAATCATCAAACGGGCGGGTGTCGGCTACGGAACGGCATATGTCCATTTTGAAGGAAAAGATGAACTGTTGATCGTCCTGATGGAAGACGTGATGGATCGTTTCCATCAAGTGGCGGAACAGCCGTTTGAGCCTGGAACGGCTGAAGAGGCGAAAAAACAAATCGAGCAACAGGCGACGGCTTTTTTACAGCTGGCTGAGCAGGAGCGGGAGATGCTCCGGGTCGTCGAGCAGGCAATCGGCGTATCCTATGTCATCCGGGCGAAATGGAAACAGATCCGCGAACGGTTCATCGAACGAATCAGTCACGATATTCATTATGCGCAAGCAGCGGGACTTGCACGTCCGGACTTGAATCCGACACTCGTTGGCCGCGGCTGGTTTTTTGCCAACGAAATGTATCTGTTCGAAGTCGTCCGGGAAGAGACGACAGCATCGATTGAAGAAATCGCTAAAACCTTGACGGCTGTGTATACGACCGGATTGTATCAACACGATTAA